One stretch of Pelmatolapia mariae isolate MD_Pm_ZW linkage group LG3_W, Pm_UMD_F_2, whole genome shotgun sequence DNA includes these proteins:
- the LOC134624125 gene encoding nuclear factor 7, brain-like isoform X7, with protein sequence MFLFFLPQSADMSAASNLRSEDQFLCSICLDVFTDPVSTPCGHNFCKTCISQHWDMNQSCQCPMCKETFSTRPQLRVNTFISEMVAQFRHRQKAEGVQVFTALMESVERRLKELMKEIEDKQETTEKQAEGLIKDLEQEISELMERSSEVEQLSRSEDHLHLLQSFSSLKAAPPTKDWTEVRFHPPSYEGTVGRAVDQLQETIRKLMKKKLLEAELQRVQQYEVDVTLDPDTANSWLILSDDGKQVYCGDVRKNLPDNPERFSRYAMVLGEQSFSSGRFYFEVQVKGKTEWTLGVATESINRKGKVTLCPRNGFWTVWLRNGNEYKARAESPVDLCLHPGPEKVGVFVDFEEGLVSFYDVGAAALIYSFTGCSFTHKLHPYFSPSLNDGGKNSAPLIICPVNQTESINN encoded by the exons atgtttcttttctttctccctcagaGTGCAGACATGTCTGCTGCCAGCAATCTGCGATCTGAAGATCAGTTTCTGTGCTCCATCTGTCTGGATGTGTTCACTGATCCAGTCTCTACACCATGTGGACACAACTTCTGCAAAACCTGCATCAGTCAGCACTGGGACATGAATCAGAGCTGTCAGTGTCCCATGTGTAAAGAGACTTTCTCCACTAGACCTCAGCTGAGGGTCAACACCTTCATCTCTGAGATGGTTGCTCAGTTCAGAC acagacagaaagcagaaggtgTTCAGGTCTTCACTGCTCTGATGGAGTCTGTTGAGAGACGCCTGAAGGAGCTCATGAAGGAGAtcgaagacaaacaggaaactacagagaaacaggctgaaggtctcatcaaagatctggaacaggaaatctctgagctgatggagagaagctctgaggtggagcagctctcacgctctgaagaccacctccacctcctccaaagcTTCTCCTCCTTGAAAGCTGCTCCACCCACCAAGGACTGGACAGAGGTCAGATTTCATCCACCATCATATGAGGGAACTGTGGGGAGAGCTGTGGATCAGCTGCAGGAGACAATCAGGAAACtcatgaagaagaagctgttagAGGCTGAGCTGCAGAGGGTGCAGCAGTATGAGGTGGATGTGACTCTGGATCCTGATACAGCAAATTCCTGGCTCATCCTGTCTGATGATGGAAAACAAGTTTACTGTGGTGATGTGAGGAAGAATCTTCCAGACAACCCAGAGAGATTTTCTAGATATGCTATGGTTTTAGGAGAGCAGAGTTTCTCTTCAGGCAGATTTTACTTTGAGGTTCAGGTTAAAGGAAAGACTGAGTGGACTTTAGGAGTGGCCACAGAGTCGATCAACAGGAAGGGAAAAGTCACACTGTGTCCTCGAAATGGTTTCTGGACTGTGTGGCTGAGAAATGGAAATGAGTACAAAGCTCGTGCTGAATCTCCAGTTGATCTCTGTCTTCATCCTGGTCCTGAGAAGGTGGGGGTGTTTGTGGATTTTGAGGAGGGTCTGGTCTCCTTTTATGATGTaggtgctgcagctctgatctaCTCCTTTACTGGCTGCTCCTTCACTCACAAACTCCACCCATACTTCAGTCCCAGTCTGAATGATGGAGGTAAAAACTCTGCACCTCTGATCATCTGTCCTGTCAATCAAACTGAGTCGATCAAcaactga